A genomic region of Miscanthus floridulus cultivar M001 chromosome 3, ASM1932011v1, whole genome shotgun sequence contains the following coding sequences:
- the LOC136544286 gene encoding uncharacterized protein, translating to MGDREWMYSGFASKSHEWIRGTTEFLEHAFGPATKGSIRMPCPCSECRNKKKKVKAQVLRDLFKHGFVPNYTRWRHHGEYHPIRDEVVRSILEEYDGDAGMADMMADFHEARFGEGMDVEEDPEETAKAFYDMMESAQKPLHEKTKLTQLDAVSRLIGLKSQLGISRNGFDLVLSIVGGLLPADHVLPTNTYATQKLLRALKMPYEGIHACPKGCVLFRGDLEEAKTCPKCDASRFVLVEGSDGSMKQSKVPEKVVRHLPFVPRLQRLYMTEESAKQMTWHKNGKRYHPDKMVHPVDGDAWKHFDNMNPVKAMEARNVRVALATDGFNPFGMMEAPYTCWPVFVIPLNLPPGVMFEPKNVLLTLIIPGHPGDNMGVFMQPVWDELELAWEEGVLTYDRATKRNFRMHVWYQYSMHDFLAYGLFSGWCVHRKFPCPTCKADVMFTWLAKGGKFSSFDKHRQFLPENHEFRLDVKHFTKGVQVTGPIPQVKSPAAVLADIQALEPEETGGFKGYARDHMWTHISGLTRLPYFKDLLLPHNIDVMHTEKNVAEALWATLMDVGKKSKDNVKARLDLEMICDRPNLVMKTPAPGRKWKRGPADYILKRADRKEVLQWIKTLKFPDGYAANLSRGVNLQTMKVLGMKSHDFHIWIERILPTMTRGYLPEHVWRVLAELSFFFRQLCAKELSRDVCVELEKAAPLLLCKLEMIFPPGFFLSMQHLILHLPREARLGGPVQARWCYPIERCLKLLRKNCRNKAKIEASVGEASVLEEVSTFTQAYYTEKLPSMHNPTPRYNADENSSILSLFQGDLGSGSAGTNKQLNHQEWQTIMFTLLINLDEVIPYQK from the coding sequence ATgggtgaccgtgagtggatgtactcaGGCTTCGCAAGTAAGAGCCACGAATGGATCAGGGGGACGACTGAgttcctggagcatgcatttggcccagctaCTAAAGGGTCGattcggatgccgtgtccctgcagcgagtgcaggaacaagaagaagaaagtaaaggCTCAGGTGTTGAGAGATCTGTTCAAGCACGGGTTTGTTCCAAACTATACCCGTTGGCGCCACCATGGTGAATACCATCCTATTAGGGACGAGGTGGTGCGATCCATCCTCGAGGAGTATGATGGCGATGCCGGGATGGCAGACATGATGGCAGACTTCCACGAAGCACGGTTTGGCGAAGGAATGGATGTGGAGGAAGATCCGGAGGAAACCGCGAAGgccttctacgacatgatggagtcggcacagaagccccttcacgagaagacaaagcttacgcaACTGGATGCCGTCTCACGCCTGATAGGGTTGAAGTCGCAGCTGGGCATTAGTCGAAACGGCTTCGATCTCGTGTTGAGCATTGTTGGGGGACTGCTTCCGGCAGATCATGTCCTGCCGACGAACACCTACGCTACACAGaagctccttcgtgcacttaagatgccgtatgaggggatccatgcttgtccgaaggggtgcgtcctgttCAGGGGAGACCTCGAGGAAGCAAAAACCTGTCCGAAGTGCGATGCCTCTAGGTTCGTGTTGGTAGAAGGCTCTGATGGCAGCATGAAACAGTCAAAGGTCCCCGAGAAGGTCGTACGGCACCTTCCTTTCGTACCGAGGCTGCAACGGCTGTATATGacggaggagtccgcgaaacagatgacgtggcacaagaatggcaaaagataccatcctgacaagatggtacacccggtGGACGGTGATGCATGGAAGCACTTCGATAACATGAATCCTGTCAAGGCTatggaggctcggaatgtacgcgtagcgctggcaacagatgggttcaacccgtttGGAATGATGGAGGCCCCGTACACTTGCTGGCCCGTGTttgtgatccccctcaatctcccccccggcgtCATGTTTGAACCTAAGAACGTGCTCTTGACGCTGATAATACCTGGACACCCGGGcgacaatatgggtgtgttcatgcagcCGGTGTgggatgaattggaacttgcttgGGAAGAGGGGGTACTCACGTACGACCGGGCTACGAAGAGGAACTTtagaatgcatgtgtggtaccagtattcaatgcatgacttcctggcgtatggcttattcagcgggtggtgtgttcacaggaagttccctTGCCCGACATGCAAGGCAGATGTGATGTTCACCTGGCTGGCCAAGGGCGGCAAGTTTTCTTCTTTCGACAAGCATCGCCAATTCCTGCCTGAGAACCATGAATTCAGGCTAGATGTAAAGCACTTCACGAAAGGCGTTCAAGTCACCGGCCCCATTCCGCAGGTTAAGAGCCCTGCCGCCGTCCTTGCCGACATACAGGCTCTCGAACCTGAGGAAACAGGTGGGTTTAAGGGATATGCTCGggaccacatgtggactcatatatcgggcttgactaggctcccctacttcaaggaccttcttcttccacacaacatcgatgtaatgcacacagaaaagaatgtggccgaggcactctgggcaacactcatggacgttGGCAAAAAGTCGAAGGACAACGTCAAGGCTAGACTGGACCTGGAGATGATCTGTGATAGACCAAACCTGGTGATGAAGACCCCTGCGCCCGGCAGGAAATGGAAAAGGGGGCCGGCTGATTACATCCTGAAAAGGGCAGATAGGAAGGAAGTTCTGCAGTGGATCAAGACGTTAAAGTTCCCCgatgggtatgcggcgaatctAAGCAGGGGTGTGAACTTGCAGACTAtgaaagtcttagggatgaagagccatgacttccacatatggattgagcggatcCTTCCTACGATGACCCGGGGATACCTCCCagagcatgtgtggcgcgtcctggcagagttgagcttcttcttccgccagctttgtgccaaggagttgtcTCGAGATGTTTGTGTTGAACTGGAGAAGGCTGCACctctgttgctctgcaagttggagatgatatttccacccggcttctttctGTCCATGCAGCATCTGATCTTGCACCTACCGCGCGAGGCACGGTTGGGGggtcccgtgcaggcccgttggtgctatccaatcgagaggtgtctaaagcttcttcggaaaaattgtagaaataaagccaagatTGAGGCTTCCGTGGGAGAGGCCTccgttctagaggaggtgtcgacctTCACACAGGCATACTATACTGAGAAGCTTCCCAGCATGCACAATCCAACCCCTCGTTACAACGCTGATGAGAACTCATCGatactcagccttttccaaggggatCTCGGGAGTGGAAGCGCAGGTACCAACAAGCAGTTGAACCATCAGGAGTGGCAGACTATCATGTTCACATTGTTGatcaaccttgatgaagtgattCCTTATCagaagtaa
- the LOC136546684 gene encoding putrescine hydroxycinnamoyltransferase-like, whose product MEVKVLSSKLVKPSYPAGAPRPETTEHVPSSVFDKVTYHMQMAIIYAFSPPGPSTVDIESGLAAVLGAYRLFAGQVHPGPDGGAPGVLLNDHGARLVEASVDARLADIAPTKPSLVVLRLHPDLEGDVQEVVQVQLTRFACGSLSVGFTANHAVADGHATSDFLVAWGRAARGLPVGPSPPVHHSGHFPPRDPPRVEFEHRGVEYYRPEPSSHPAAAHSHGDTQQHNIVIHKAHFTKDFVAGLRAKASEGRGRPFSRFETILAHVWRTMTRARGLGNSLQTSTIRISVDGRPRLAAPAGYFGNLVLWAFPRSTVGNLLNRPLKHAAQAIHDAVARADGAYFQSFVDFASSGAVEKEGLETTAVLKDVLCPDLEVDSWLTFPFYELDFGAGSPSYFMPSYFPTEGMLFLVPSYLGDGSVDAFVPVFEHSLEAFKQCCYSME is encoded by the coding sequence ATGGAGGTAAAGGTGCTGAGCTCCAAGCTCGTGAAACCGTCGTACCCGGCGGGCGCGCCGCGGCCGGAAACCACGGAGCACGTGCCGTCGTCGGTGTTCGACAAGGTCACGTACCACATGCAGATGGCCATCATCTACGCCTTCTCCCCGCCGGGGCCGTCCACGGTCGACATCGAGAGCGGCCTCGCCGCGGTGCTGGGCGCGTACCGGCTCTTCGCGGGCCAGGTCCACCCGGGCCCGGACGGCGGCGCGCCGGGGGTGCTGCTCAACGACCACGGCGCCCGCCTCGTCGAGGCGTCCGTCGACGCGCGCCTCGCCGACATCGCCCCCACCAAGCCGTCGCTCGTCGTGCTGCGCCTGCACCCGGACCTCGAGGGCGACGTCCAGGAGGTGGTGCAGGTGCAGCTCACGCGGTTCGCGTGCGGCTCGCTCTCCGTGGGGTTCACCGCCAACCACGCCGTGGCGGACGGCCACGCCACCAGCGACTTCCTCGTCGCCTGGGGCCGCGCCGCGCGTGGGCTCCCCGTCGGCCCGTCGCCGCCGGTCCACCACTCGGGCCACTTCCCACCGCGCGACCCGCCGCGCGTCGAGTTCGAGCACCGCGGCGTGGAGTACTACAGGCCCGAGCCGTCGTCCCACCCTGCGGCCGCCCACAGCCACGGCGACACCCAGCAGCACAACATCGTGATCCACAAGGCGCACTTCACCAAGGACTTCGTCGCGGGGCTCCGCGCCAAGGCGTCCGAAGGCCGTGGCCGCCCCTTCAGCCGGTTCGAGACGATCCTGGCCCACGTGTGGCGCACCATGACGCGCGCGCGCGGGCTCGGCAACTCGCTCCAGACCTCCACCATCCGCATCTCAGTCGACGGGCGGCCGCGCCTCGCGGCGCCGGCCGGCTACTTCGGCAACCTGGTCCTCTGGGCGTTCCCGCGCTCCACGGTGGGGAACCTCCTCAACCGGCCGCTGAAGCACGCAGCGCAGGCGATCCACGACGCCGTCGCGCGGGCGGACGGCGCCTACTTCCAGTCGTTCGTGGACTTTGCGAGCTCCGGCGCCGTGGAGAAGGAAGGGTTGGAGACGACGGCCGTGCTCAAGGACGTGCTGTGCCCGGACCTGGAGGTGGACAGCTGGCTGACGTTCCCGTTCTACGAGCTGGACTTCGGCGCCGGCAGCCCGAGCTACTTCATGCCGTCCTACTTCCCCACGGAGGGGATGCTGTTCCTGGTGCCGTCGTACCTGGGCGACGGCAGCGTGGACGCCTTCGTGCCGGTGTTCGAGCACAGCCTGGAGGCGTTCAAGCAGTGCTGCTACTCCATGGAGTAG
- the LOC136546685 gene encoding uncharacterized protein codes for MRKLCPNLDRDDSLDTVLEVPIPDEMLINAPSADKRRGARGANMLAWLKNQAFDRATVDGPASATAELQVFLNVVGSPLITCPVPHDRAFSRSIRDSSIRRRPGTSSSSTSRRRAGRRRCRGAEHVRRWEGADVRVRVPPRRPDGHHRRRAGPRRGRRLRALAEDPRGLVLRAHHGRPQDERRQRQQGRVAPVRRRAVPRLARPAAPPPPLSPGPGSTLHREPLLRRGVHRREDPQQRGVLHPEAGGRRGNAAGAERPGVRHHPPHGVGQLQPAHGAAHPARGLAPAAHEVRQGPPPQREHLLGDQHGVRHLRLPLHRRHQHRARRPHQRHALPLRRGVRQPQAQAGGDVDGGGRFQCARPHHGLLPAAGRPLEGRRRSE; via the exons ATGAGGAAGCTGTGCCCGAACCTGGACCGCGACGACTCCCTGGACACCGTGCTGGAGGTGCCCATCCCCGATGAGATGCTCATCAACGCCCCCAGCGCCGACAAGCGCCGCGGCGCCCGGGGCGCCAACATGCTCGCCTGGCTCAAGAACCAGGCCTTCGATCGCGCCACCGTCGACGGGCCTGCCTCCGCCACTGCGGAGCTCCAGGTGTTCCTCAACGTCGTCGGATCGCCGCTCATAACCTGCCCTGTTCCGCACGACCGCGCTTTCAGCCGCTCCATCCGCGACTCCTCCATC CGTCGACGGCCAGGTACATCATCCAGCAGTACATCCCGGCGACGGGCGGGCAGGCGGCGCTGCAGGGGTGCGGAGCATGTACGCCGTTGGGAAGGTGCGGATGTGCGCGTCCGAGTTCCACCTCGGCGACCAGATGGTCACCACCGTCGCCGCGCAGGGCCGCGCCGAGGTCGGCGGCTTCGTGCTCTGGCAGAAGACCCCCGAGGTCTGGTTCTTCGAGCTCATCATGGCCGGCCACAAGATGAGCGCCGGCAGCGACAGCAAGGTCGCGTGGCGCCAGTCCGCCGCCGAGCAGTCCCACGCCTCGCGCGGCCCGCCGCGCCCCCTCCGCCGCTCTCTCCAG GGCCTGGATCCACGCTCCATCGCGAACCTCTTCTCCGACGCGGTGTGCATAGGCGAGAAGATCCTCAACAACGAGGAGTGCTTCATCCTGAAGCTGGAGGCCGGCGCGGCAACGCTGCGGGCGCGGAGCGCCCCGGCGTTCGACATCATCCACCACACGGTGTGGGGCAACTTCAGCCAGCGCACGGGGCTGCTCATCCAGCTCGAGGACTCGCACCTGCTGCGCATGAAGTCCGGCAAGGGCCACCGCCGCAGCGAGAACATCTTCTGGGAGACCAGCATGGAGTCCGTCATCTCCGACTACCGCTGCATCGACGGCATCAACATCGCGCACGGCGGCCACACCAACGTCACGCTCTTCCGCTACGGCGAGGGGTCCGTCAACCACAAGCGCAAGCTGGAGGAGACGTCGACGGTGGAGGCCGATTTCAATGTGCACGGCCTCACCACGGACTACTTCCTGCCGCCGGCCGACCTCTAGAAGGACGTCGACGATCAGAATAA
- the LOC136544287 gene encoding uncharacterized protein → MVSKKLQSPIVSLDGTLKQIDGVITYFQDYRDTGFSASIETAKSIASSMDVEPTFPTKRQGKRKKHFDEQNDETKELQRSAIDSFKEEYFLVIVDHAIVSLTSRFDQLKKFEEIFGFLFNSENLKSLDATDLQKCCTTFVNKFSHDNKSDVELDNFFSELKVLQVTLPDKLMLALEILHFVKDLDCYPNVSIAYRILLTVPVIVASAERSFSKLKLLKNCLRSTMLQERLNGLAMCSIEKDILDKIDLDIVIEDFASRNARRWFFKKH, encoded by the coding sequence ATGGTGAGCAAAAAGTTGCAGTCTCCGATTGTGTCCTTGGATGGTACTCTTAAACAGATTGATGGGGTCATAACATATTTCCAGGACTACAGAGATACAGGCTTTAGTGCTAGCATTGAGACTGCAAAATCCATTGCGTCTAGTATGGATGTAGAGCCAACATTTCCTACAAAACGTCAAGGTAAAAGAAAGAAGCATTTTGATGAACAAAATGATGAAACCAAAGAATTACAACGTTCAGCTATAGATTCCTTCAAAGAAGAGTACTTCCTAGTTATTGTTGATCATGCAATTGTTTCATTGACTAGTCGATTTGATCAGCTAAAGAAATTTGAAGAAATATTTGGTTTCTTGTTCAACTCGGAAAATCTGAAGTCCTTGGATGCTACTGATCTACAAAAGTGTTGCACCACTTTTGTAAACAAATTTTCTCATGACAACAAGTCTGATGTTGAGTTAGATAATTTTTTCTCTGAATTGAAAGTGCTGCAAGTTACTTTGCCAGATAAATTAATGTTAGCACTTGAGATTCTTCACTTTGTTAAAGATTTAGATTGCTATCCAAATGTCTCTATTGCATATCGGATTCTCTTAACTGTTCCTGTGATAGTAGCATCAGCCGAAAGAAGCTTCTCTAAATTGAAGCTATTGAAAAATTGTTTGAGATCAACTATGCTACAAGAAAGATTAAATGGCTTGGCTATGTGCAGCATTGAGAAGGATATTTTGGATAAAATTGATCTCGATATTGTTATTGAagattttgcatcaagaaatgccCGAAGGTGGTTTTTTAAAAAGCACTAA